In one window of Pseudomonas putida DNA:
- the ccmB gene encoding heme exporter protein CcmB translates to MSVFLLLLRREARLLFRRPAELANPLVFFAIVVALFPLAVGPETQLLQTLSPGLVWVAALLAVLLSLDGLFRSDFEDGSLEQWVLSPHPLPLLVLAKVLAHWTFSGLALVLLAPLLALMLGLPVACLPVLLGSLLLGTPVLSLLGAVGAALTVGLKRGGLLLALLILPLYIPVLILGSGALQAALQNMPATGHLLWLASLTALAVTLTPFAIAAGLKISVGE, encoded by the coding sequence ATGAGCGTATTCCTTCTGTTGCTGCGCCGCGAAGCGCGCCTGTTGTTCCGTCGCCCGGCGGAGCTGGCCAACCCGCTGGTGTTCTTCGCCATCGTCGTGGCGCTGTTTCCGCTGGCGGTCGGCCCCGAGACGCAATTGTTGCAAACCTTGTCGCCTGGACTGGTCTGGGTCGCGGCCTTGCTCGCGGTATTGCTGTCGTTGGACGGCCTGTTCCGCAGCGATTTCGAGGATGGCTCGCTGGAGCAGTGGGTGCTATCACCGCATCCACTGCCATTGCTGGTGCTGGCCAAGGTTCTGGCGCACTGGACCTTTTCCGGGCTGGCGCTGGTATTGTTGGCGCCACTGCTGGCGCTGATGCTGGGTTTGCCAGTCGCCTGCCTGCCGGTGCTGCTCGGCTCGCTGCTGCTCGGCACTCCGGTGCTGAGCTTGCTGGGGGCGGTGGGCGCGGCGTTGACGGTCGGGCTCAAGCGCGGTGGTTTGCTGCTGGCGTTGCTTATTCTGCCGTTGTATATCCCTGTATTGATCCTGGGCAGTGGTGCGTTGCAGGCGGCGTTGCAGAATATGCCCGCGACCGGACACCTGCTCTGGCTGGCCAGCCTGACCGCCCTGGCCGTGACACTGACACCCTTTGCGATAGCGGCCGGCCTGAAGATCAGCGTCGGCGAATAA
- the ccmE gene encoding cytochrome c maturation protein CcmE: MNPQRKKRLLLILGLLVGVAVALGFALSALQQNINLFYTPTQIANGEAPQDTRIRAGGMVEKGSVQRSADSLDVRFVVTDFNKSVPITYRGILPDLFREGQGIVALGKLNAEGVVVADEVLAKHDEKYMPPEVTKALKESGQAATAGEVKP; encoded by the coding sequence GTGAATCCGCAGCGCAAGAAACGTCTGTTGCTCATCCTCGGCCTGCTGGTCGGCGTCGCCGTGGCCCTGGGCTTTGCCCTGAGTGCCCTGCAGCAGAACATCAACCTGTTCTACACGCCCACCCAGATCGCCAACGGCGAGGCACCGCAGGACACACGCATTCGCGCCGGCGGCATGGTCGAGAAGGGCTCGGTGCAGCGCTCGGCCGACTCGCTCGACGTACGCTTCGTGGTCACCGACTTCAACAAATCGGTGCCGATCACCTACCGTGGCATCCTCCCGGACCTGTTCCGCGAAGGGCAGGGCATCGTTGCCTTGGGCAAGCTCAACGCCGAGGGCGTGGTGGTGGCTGACGAGGTGCTGGCCAAGCACGACGAGAAGTACATGCCGCCTGAAGTGACCAAGGCGCTCAAGGAGAGCGGCCAGGCCGCCACTGCCGGCGAGGTCAAGCCATGA
- a CDS encoding heme ABC transporter permease codes for MKMSWTWFHKLGSPKWFYAISGRMLPWLTIAAVLLLLVGIAWGLAFAPQDYQQGNSFRIIYIHVPAAMLAQSCYVLLAVAGVVGLVWKMKLADVALQCAAPIGAWMTAVALVTGAIWGKPTWGSWWVWDARLTSMLILLFLYFGIIALGQAISNRDSAAKACAVLAIVGVVNIPIIKYSVEWWNTLHQGATFTLTEKPAMPAEMWLPLLLTVLGFYCFFGAVLLLRMRLEVLKREARASWVREEVLSSLGREIVR; via the coding sequence ATGAAAATGAGCTGGACGTGGTTCCACAAACTGGGTTCCCCCAAATGGTTCTATGCCATCAGCGGCCGCATGCTGCCGTGGCTGACCATCGCTGCGGTGCTCCTGCTGCTGGTGGGCATCGCCTGGGGCCTGGCTTTCGCCCCGCAGGACTACCAGCAGGGCAACAGCTTCCGCATCATCTATATCCACGTCCCTGCGGCCATGCTCGCGCAGTCCTGCTACGTGCTGCTGGCGGTCGCCGGTGTGGTGGGGCTGGTGTGGAAGATGAAGCTGGCCGACGTCGCCCTGCAGTGCGCCGCCCCCATCGGCGCCTGGATGACCGCAGTGGCGCTGGTCACCGGGGCGATCTGGGGCAAACCGACCTGGGGCAGCTGGTGGGTGTGGGACGCGCGCCTGACCTCGATGCTGATCCTGCTGTTCCTGTACTTCGGCATCATCGCTCTGGGCCAGGCCATCAGTAACCGTGACAGCGCCGCCAAGGCCTGCGCGGTGCTGGCCATCGTCGGCGTGGTCAACATCCCGATCATCAAGTACTCGGTGGAGTGGTGGAACACCCTGCACCAGGGCGCCACCTTCACCCTCACCGAAAAACCGGCCATGCCCGCCGAGATGTGGCTGCCGCTATTGCTGACGGTGCTGGGGTTCTATTGCTTCTTCGGCGCCGTGCTGCTGCTGCGCATGCGCCTTGAAGTGCTCAAGCGCGAAGCGCGTGCCAGTTGGGTGCGCGAAGAGGTGCTCAGCAGCCTGGGCCGGGAGATCGTGCGATGA
- a CDS encoding flagellar hook-length control protein FliK → MTEINSLGAQSAFAAQVAKASLTGELLRLSQAQPGLIPPGQTAQAEVLNLRQVGQDFMMLLRLSLPNGNQTQVQASANQPLPPGSQITLGQADSNRLAVVFQQASASNIATLTQLDTGKIPIGTLLQGKVLTSQALPGGAAQSTAFRSLVSLLNSSQAGATLTIDSPRPLAVGSLLSALVQGDQSLRFVPLSGRQDQLTIAQQLLTQTSRQASLPTLLNALQQIASAPAGNSELSATAARLLASLPTPAQLGDAKSIAQALNNSGAFLEAKLLGGLGAGVAPDLKAQLVRLVAQVLPSVPGNPTFNPALAATALAQVLPGMARSALGMLDQVSSRPQPGTFPLPSRLLQSLEEKGDLQQLLRLAAAAISRVQSHQLASLQQTGTTESGNQQTTWQTEIPLRHGQEFIPLQAKLQREDTPRQQADSQREQRDPLESLWRIDLAFDLPPLGPLQVQAQLTQGRLSGQLWAERPQTAELIDSQLGSLRERLLARGLDVGDLECHPGIPPQGPRTRLEQRWVDETA, encoded by the coding sequence ATGACGGAAATCAATAGTCTCGGCGCACAAAGCGCATTCGCAGCGCAGGTGGCCAAGGCCAGCCTGACCGGTGAGCTGCTGCGCCTGAGTCAAGCGCAACCCGGCCTGATCCCCCCGGGCCAGACTGCCCAGGCCGAAGTGCTGAACCTGCGCCAGGTAGGCCAGGACTTCATGATGCTGTTGCGCCTGAGCCTGCCCAACGGCAACCAGACCCAGGTGCAGGCCAGTGCCAACCAGCCCCTGCCCCCCGGCAGCCAGATCACGCTCGGCCAAGCCGATAGCAACCGCCTGGCGGTGGTTTTCCAACAGGCCAGCGCCAGCAACATCGCCACCCTCACTCAGCTCGACACCGGCAAGATACCGATCGGCACCTTGCTGCAAGGCAAGGTGCTGACCAGCCAGGCACTGCCCGGCGGCGCGGCGCAGAGCACAGCGTTCCGCTCGCTGGTGAGTCTGCTCAACAGCAGCCAGGCCGGCGCCACCCTGACCATCGACAGCCCACGTCCGTTGGCGGTCGGCAGCCTGCTCAGCGCGCTGGTGCAAGGCGACCAGTCGCTGCGCTTCGTACCCCTGAGCGGGCGCCAGGACCAACTGACCATCGCCCAGCAACTGCTGACCCAAACCAGCCGCCAGGCGTCGCTGCCAACCTTGCTCAACGCCTTGCAGCAGATCGCCAGCGCCCCCGCTGGCAACAGCGAGCTGAGCGCTACCGCCGCGCGCCTGCTGGCCAGCCTGCCAACCCCCGCACAGCTGGGCGACGCCAAGAGCATCGCCCAGGCGCTGAACAACAGTGGCGCGTTTCTCGAAGCCAAGCTGCTCGGCGGCCTTGGCGCGGGAGTGGCTCCAGACCTCAAGGCGCAACTGGTGCGCCTGGTGGCGCAAGTCTTGCCGAGCGTTCCGGGCAACCCTACATTCAATCCGGCGCTGGCCGCCACCGCCCTGGCCCAGGTCCTGCCGGGCATGGCCCGCAGCGCCCTGGGCATGCTCGACCAAGTCAGCAGCCGCCCGCAGCCCGGCACCTTCCCCCTGCCCTCACGTCTGCTGCAAAGCCTGGAAGAAAAAGGCGACCTGCAGCAACTGCTGCGCCTGGCCGCCGCCGCCATTTCGCGGGTACAAAGTCATCAACTGGCCAGCCTGCAGCAGACCGGTACCACCGAGAGCGGCAACCAGCAGACCACCTGGCAAACCGAGATCCCCTTGCGTCACGGCCAGGAGTTCATCCCGCTGCAGGCCAAGCTGCAACGCGAGGACACCCCACGGCAACAAGCCGACTCGCAGCGCGAGCAGCGCGATCCGCTCGAGTCGTTGTGGCGCATCGACCTGGCCTTCGACCTGCCGCCGCTGGGCCCACTACAGGTCCAGGCCCAGCTCACCCAAGGCCGACTCAGCGGCCAGCTGTGGGCCGAGCGCCCGCAAACCGCCGAACTGATCGACAGCCAGCTTGGCAGCCTGCGCGAACGCCTGCTGGCACGGGGCCTGGACGTTGGCGATCTGGAATGTCACCCCGGCATCCCGCCACAAGGCCCGCGCACACGACTGGAACAACGCTGGGTGGATGAAACCGCATGA
- a CDS encoding EscU/YscU/HrcU family type III secretion system export apparatus switch protein has product MSNKAPRQAIALSYDGDQAPTLSAKGEDELAEAILALAREHEVPIYENAELVSLLARLELGEQIPEALYLTIAEIIAFAWQLRGKVPENFDDSAPGERDITPGNPLLP; this is encoded by the coding sequence ATGAGCAACAAAGCCCCCCGCCAGGCCATTGCCCTGAGCTACGACGGTGATCAGGCGCCCACCCTGAGCGCCAAGGGTGAGGACGAACTGGCCGAAGCCATCCTCGCCCTGGCCCGCGAACACGAAGTGCCGATCTACGAGAACGCCGAACTGGTGAGCCTGCTGGCACGCCTGGAGCTGGGTGAGCAGATCCCCGAAGCGCTGTACCTGACTATCGCCGAAATCATTGCCTTCGCCTGGCAACTGCGCGGCAAGGTACCGGAGAACTTCGACGACTCGGCGCCAGGCGAGCGTGACATCACCCCTGGCAACCCGCTGCTGCCTTAG
- a CDS encoding DsbE family thiol:disulfide interchange protein: MKRWIMVVPLAVFLLMAVFLYKGLFLKPDELPSAMIGKPFPAFSLQSVQGDRTLTQADLQGRPALVNVWGTWCPSCKVEHPYLNQLAEQGVVIHGINYKDDNAAALKWLAEFHNPYQLDIRDEQGTLGLDLGVYGAPETFLIDAKGIIRYKHVGVVDATVWREQLAPLYQGLVDEGRP; the protein is encoded by the coding sequence ATGAAGCGTTGGATCATGGTAGTGCCATTGGCGGTGTTCCTGCTGATGGCCGTGTTTCTGTACAAGGGGCTGTTCCTCAAGCCCGATGAACTGCCGTCGGCGATGATCGGCAAGCCATTCCCGGCATTCTCGCTGCAGAGCGTGCAGGGCGACCGGACCCTGACCCAGGCCGACCTGCAGGGGCGACCGGCGCTGGTCAACGTCTGGGGCACCTGGTGCCCATCGTGCAAGGTCGAGCACCCTTATTTGAACCAACTGGCCGAGCAAGGCGTGGTGATCCACGGCATCAACTACAAGGACGACAACGCCGCCGCGCTCAAATGGCTGGCCGAGTTCCACAACCCTTACCAGCTCGACATCCGCGACGAGCAGGGCACCCTGGGCCTGGACCTTGGCGTGTACGGCGCGCCGGAAACCTTCCTCATCGACGCCAAAGGCATCATCCGCTACAAGCATGTCGGTGTGGTCGATGCCACGGTCTGGCGCGAGCAACTGGCGCCGCTTTACCAGGGGCTGGTCGATGAGGGGCGGCCATGA
- a CDS encoding heme lyase CcmF/NrfE family subunit — MIPELGQLAMILAICFAVVQASVPLLGAWRGDRLWMSLARPAAWGQFAFLAFAFACLTHAFMTDNFSVAYVAHNSNTALPWYYKFSAVWGAHEGSLLLWALILGGWTFAVSVFSRQLPQVMLARVLAVMGMISTGFLSFLIITSNPFTRLLPQVPTDGRDLNPLLQDFGLIVHPPMLYMGYVGFSVAFAFAIAALLGGRLDAAWARWSRPWTIVAWAFLGIGITLGSWWAYYELGWGGWWFWDPVENASFMPWLVGTALIHSLAVTEKRGVFKSWTVLLAIAAFSLSLLGTFLVRSGVLTSVHAFAADPSRGVFILIFLLFVVGGSLTLFALRAPVVKSHVGFGLWSRETLLLANNLVLVVAASMILLGTLYPLVLDALTGAKLSVGPPYFDALFLPLMALLMVVLAIGVLVRWKDTPGRWLFGMLTPVLIGSAILAPVAGLIVDDFDWPALSVFALAAWVVLGGVRDILDKTRHKGLLKGLRGLHRSYWGMHLAHLGLVVCALGVVLSSNNSAERDLRLAPGESVELGGYHFLFEGARHFEGPNFISDRGTIRVSREGREVTVLHPEKRLYTVQQSMMTEAGIDAGFTRDLYVALGEPLENGAWAVRVHIKPYVRWIWLGGLLTALGGLLAALDRRYRVKVTARVRDTLGLSGATA; from the coding sequence GTGATCCCCGAGCTTGGCCAGTTGGCGATGATCCTGGCGATCTGTTTTGCCGTGGTGCAGGCCAGCGTGCCGCTGCTCGGTGCCTGGCGTGGCGACCGTCTCTGGATGAGTCTGGCGCGCCCTGCGGCCTGGGGCCAGTTCGCCTTCCTCGCCTTTGCCTTCGCCTGCCTCACCCACGCCTTCATGACCGACAATTTCTCGGTCGCCTATGTCGCCCACAACTCCAACACCGCACTGCCCTGGTACTACAAGTTCAGCGCTGTGTGGGGCGCCCACGAAGGCTCGCTGCTGCTCTGGGCGTTGATCCTGGGTGGCTGGACCTTCGCCGTGTCGGTGTTCTCGCGCCAGTTGCCGCAAGTGATGCTGGCGCGTGTGCTGGCGGTGATGGGCATGATCAGCACCGGTTTCCTGTCGTTCCTGATCATCACCTCCAACCCGTTCACCCGCCTGCTGCCGCAGGTGCCTACCGACGGTCGCGATCTCAATCCGCTGCTGCAGGACTTCGGCCTGATCGTCCATCCGCCGATGCTGTACATGGGCTACGTGGGCTTCTCGGTGGCCTTCGCCTTTGCCATCGCGGCGCTGCTCGGTGGTCGCCTGGATGCCGCCTGGGCGCGCTGGTCGCGGCCCTGGACCATCGTCGCCTGGGCCTTCCTCGGCATCGGCATCACGCTCGGCTCCTGGTGGGCCTACTATGAGCTGGGCTGGGGCGGCTGGTGGTTCTGGGATCCGGTGGAAAACGCCTCGTTCATGCCATGGCTGGTCGGCACTGCGCTGATTCACTCGCTGGCAGTGACCGAAAAGCGCGGGGTGTTCAAGAGCTGGACCGTGCTGCTCGCCATCGCGGCGTTCTCGCTGAGCCTGCTGGGTACCTTCCTGGTGCGCTCCGGGGTGCTGACCTCGGTACATGCCTTCGCCGCCGACCCGTCGCGCGGTGTGTTCATCCTGATCTTCCTGCTGTTCGTGGTCGGCGGCTCGCTGACCCTGTTCGCCCTGCGCGCACCGGTGGTCAAGAGCCACGTGGGCTTTGGCCTGTGGTCGCGCGAGACGCTGCTGCTGGCCAACAACCTGGTGCTGGTGGTGGCTGCCTCGATGATCCTGCTGGGCACGCTCTACCCGCTGGTGCTCGACGCCCTGACCGGCGCCAAGCTGTCGGTCGGCCCACCTTACTTCGATGCGTTGTTCCTGCCGTTGATGGCGCTGCTGATGGTAGTGCTGGCGATTGGTGTGCTGGTGCGCTGGAAGGATACGCCTGGCAGATGGCTGTTCGGCATGCTGACGCCGGTGCTGATCGGCAGCGCGATCCTGGCGCCGGTCGCCGGGCTGATCGTCGACGACTTCGACTGGCCGGCGCTCAGCGTCTTCGCCCTGGCCGCCTGGGTGGTGCTCGGCGGGGTGCGCGATATTCTCGACAAGACCCGTCACAAGGGCCTGCTCAAGGGACTGCGCGGCCTGCACCGCAGCTACTGGGGCATGCACCTGGCCCACCTGGGGCTAGTTGTTTGTGCCCTGGGCGTGGTGCTGTCGAGCAACAACAGCGCCGAGCGCGACCTGCGCCTGGCGCCGGGCGAAAGCGTCGAACTGGGCGGTTATCACTTCCTGTTCGAGGGCGCCAGGCACTTCGAGGGGCCGAACTTCATCTCCGACAGGGGCACCATCCGTGTGTCGCGTGAGGGGCGTGAAGTGACCGTGCTGCACCCGGAAAAACGCCTGTACACCGTGCAGCAATCGATGATGACCGAGGCCGGTATCGATGCCGGCTTTACCCGCGACCTCTATGTCGCCCTGGGCGAGCCACTGGAGAACGGTGCCTGGGCGGTACGGGTACACATCAAGCCCTATGTGCGCTGGATCTGGCTGGGCGGCTTGCTGACCGCACTGGGCGGGCTGCTCGCAGCGCTCGATCGGCGTTATCGCGTCAAGGTCACGGCGCGGGTGCGCGATACATTGGGCCTGTCTGGAGCGACGGCATGA
- the ccmA gene encoding cytochrome c biogenesis heme-transporting ATPase CcmA: protein MTLHLQAANLACERDWRLLFEHLDFELRPGDMLQVSGPNGSGKTSLLRLLAGLMQPTAGQILLDGRALGEQRHALASILLWIGHAAGIKELLTAEENLAWLCALHRPATREGIWTALEAVGLRGFEDVPCHTLSAGQQRRVALARLYLDCPPLWILDEPFTALDKQGVAQLEAHLAAHCEQGGTVVLTTHHNLEHRPSGYRELNLGQWAA from the coding sequence GTGACCCTCCACCTCCAAGCCGCGAACCTTGCCTGCGAGCGCGACTGGCGACTGCTCTTCGAGCACCTTGACTTCGAACTGCGCCCCGGCGACATGCTGCAGGTCAGCGGCCCCAATGGCAGCGGCAAGACCAGCCTGCTGCGCCTGTTGGCCGGCCTGATGCAGCCGACGGCAGGGCAGATCCTGCTCGATGGCCGCGCCCTCGGCGAGCAGCGCCATGCTCTGGCCAGTATCCTGCTGTGGATCGGGCATGCTGCCGGGATCAAGGAGTTGCTGACGGCCGAAGAGAACCTTGCCTGGCTCTGCGCCCTGCATCGACCCGCGACCCGCGAGGGCATCTGGACGGCTCTCGAGGCGGTCGGCCTGCGCGGATTCGAGGATGTGCCTTGCCACACCCTCTCGGCCGGCCAGCAGCGCCGCGTCGCCCTGGCCCGCCTGTACCTGGACTGCCCGCCACTGTGGATCCTCGATGAACCGTTCACCGCCCTCGACAAGCAGGGGGTGGCCCAGCTCGAAGCGCACCTGGCCGCGCACTGCGAGCAGGGGGGCACGGTGGTGCTGACCACCCATCACAACCTCGAGCACAGACCGTCCGGCTACCGTGAACTCAACCTGGGGCAGTGGGCGGCATGA
- the ccmD gene encoding heme exporter protein CcmD, with amino-acid sequence MSFASFSDFLAMGHHGLYVWSAYGICLTVLAINVALPLLARRRYLQEEARRLRRENHQ; translated from the coding sequence ATGAGTTTCGCCTCTTTCAGTGATTTCCTCGCCATGGGCCATCATGGCCTGTACGTGTGGTCGGCCTATGGCATCTGCCTCACGGTACTGGCGATCAATGTCGCCCTGCCGCTACTGGCCCGCCGCCGCTACCTGCAAGAAGAGGCGCGCCGTCTGCGCCGGGAGAACCACCAGTGA